A window of the Brassica napus cultivar Da-Ae chromosome A2, Da-Ae, whole genome shotgun sequence genome harbors these coding sequences:
- the LOC106354456 gene encoding protein METHYLENE BLUE SENSITIVITY 2-like, with the protein MTGKAKPKKHTAKELQAKADAALTNRGGGKAGLADRTGTEKGGHAKYECPHCKITAPDLKTMQIHHESKHPKLPYEEPKNLHEALAAPESSKPKPGIRGSLKK; encoded by the coding sequence ATGACGGGCAAGGCGAAGCCGAAGAAGCACACGGCGAAGGAGCTCCAGGCGAAAGCCGACGCAGCGTTGACCAACAGAGGCGGAGGCAAAGCGGGGCTGGCCGACAGGACCGGTACGGAAAAGGGTGGTCACGCGAAGTACGAGTGTCCGCACTGCAAGATCACGGCGCCGGATCTGAAGACGATGCAGATCCATCACGAATCGAAGCATCCGAAGCTGCCTTACGAGGAGCCGAAGAATCTCCACGAGGCTCTTGCTGCTCCTGAATCGTCCAAACCGAAACCTGGAATCAGAGGAAGCCTCAAGAAGTGA
- the LOC106357297 gene encoding uncharacterized protein LOC106357297 isoform X2 gives MNDESVKVSKEEEEEYVLMDLDDVSRHIDIPPDAPYTLSGLDTLNPILTIDGKIKLVGEYLETIGTCLAFSDKVAAAEYQTPRKTVEPVAKIHKILKFRLALDNDDGETRPTTL, from the exons ATGAATGATGAATCGGTGAAGGTGAGtaaagaggaggaggaagaataTGTTCTGATGGATCTTGATGATGTTTCCAGACACATTGACATCCCACCAGACGCTCCTTACACTCTATCA GGTTTGGATACTTTGAATCCCATATTGACCATTGATGGGAAAATCAAGCTG GTTGGAGAATACTTGGAGACAATTGGTACATGTCTTGCTTTCTCTGATAAGG TTGCAGCAGCTGAATATCAGACACCACGCAAGACTGTCGAGCCTGTTGCCAAGATCCACAAGATTCTTAAGTTTAGGCTAGCATTAGATAATGACGATGGAGAAACAAGACCAACCACCTTGTAA
- the LOC106357297 gene encoding uncharacterized protein LOC106357297 isoform X1, with protein sequence MNDESVKVSKEEEEEYVLMDLDDVSRHIDIPPDAPYTLSGLDTLNPILTIDGKIKLVGEYLETIGTCLAFSDKEVAAAEYQTPRKTVEPVAKIHKILKFRLALDNDDGETRPTTL encoded by the exons ATGAATGATGAATCGGTGAAGGTGAGtaaagaggaggaggaagaataTGTTCTGATGGATCTTGATGATGTTTCCAGACACATTGACATCCCACCAGACGCTCCTTACACTCTATCA GGTTTGGATACTTTGAATCCCATATTGACCATTGATGGGAAAATCAAGCTG GTTGGAGAATACTTGGAGACAATTGGTACATGTCTTGCTTTCTCTGATAAGG AAGTTGCAGCAGCTGAATATCAGACACCACGCAAGACTGTCGAGCCTGTTGCCAAGATCCACAAGATTCTTAAGTTTAGGCTAGCATTAGATAATGACGATGGAGAAACAAGACCAACCACCTTGTAA
- the LOC106357296 gene encoding tyrosine-protein phosphatase DSP5-like isoform X1, whose protein sequence is MGLHLLMEDDDDDHNEVLIPPKNFWKVEDGIYRSGFPQLENFGFLSTLNLKSIIYLCPEPYPEENLKSLESNNIRLFHFGIHGKTDPPTPMPKDTVLSALRVLVDVRNHPVLIHCKQGKHRTGCLVGCLRKVQNWCLSSVLEEYQKCAGLKWRQRDLRFIEDFDVLGLRQCLYSIIYQYNGYGLKRRKLMYQEENVVQEQHKPQATKG, encoded by the exons ATGGGTTTACATTTACTAatggaggatgatgatgatgatcataaCGAGGTTTTGATTCCGCCGAAGAATTTCTGGAAGGTGGAAGATGGAATATACCGATCTGGGTTTCCTCAGCTCGAGAACTTCGGTTTCTTATCAACTCTCAATCTTAAATCCATCAT CTACTTGTGTCCTGAACCATACCCTGAGGAGAATCTCAAGTCTCTTGAGTCCAACAACATCAGGCTTTTCCATTTCGGTATCCATGGCAAAACG GATCCTCCAACTCCTATGCCAAAGGATACAGTCTTGAGTGCTCTTAGAGTACTTGTTG ATGTTAGAAATCATCCAGTTCTCATCCACTGTAAGCAAGGAAAG CATAGGACAGGTTGTCTTGTGGGATGCTTGAGGAAAGTGCAGAACTggtgcttatcatctgttcttgaGGAATACCAGAAGTGTGCCGGTTTGAAGTGGAGACAAAGAGATTTAAGGTTCATTGAGGATTTCGATGTGCTTGGATTAAGGCAGTGTCTGTACAGCATAATCTATCAGTACAATGGCTATGGTCTCAAGAGGAGAAAGCTGATGTACCAAGAAGAGAATGTTGTCCAAGAACAGCATAAACCTCAAGCCACCAAAGGGTGA
- the LOC106357296 gene encoding tyrosine-protein phosphatase DSP5-like isoform X2: MGLHLLMEDDDDDHNEVLIPPKNFWKVEDGIYRSGFPQLENFGFLSTLNLKSIIYLCPEPYPEENLKSLESNNIRLFHFGIHGKTMLEIIQFSSTVSKESIGQVVLWDA, encoded by the exons ATGGGTTTACATTTACTAatggaggatgatgatgatgatcataaCGAGGTTTTGATTCCGCCGAAGAATTTCTGGAAGGTGGAAGATGGAATATACCGATCTGGGTTTCCTCAGCTCGAGAACTTCGGTTTCTTATCAACTCTCAATCTTAAATCCATCAT CTACTTGTGTCCTGAACCATACCCTGAGGAGAATCTCAAGTCTCTTGAGTCCAACAACATCAGGCTTTTCCATTTCGGTATCCATGGCAAAACG ATGTTAGAAATCATCCAGTTCTCATCCACTGTAAGCAAGGAAAG CATAGGACAGGTTGTCTTGTGGGATGCTTGA
- the LOC125582230 gene encoding CRIB domain-containing protein RIC4-like, with protein sequence MRDRMERLVVLPFSVGCISDSSVAVLSPLSKPHHHHHSPQGIRDQEEEENMKNVFKFLAVSKPDISTGINRLFKSFKTISQHFAYKEEEEESEDGGMEIGVPTNVKHVSHIGWESGLTAVAGPGKGWEDFIPPELLAAAAAATKQDVVNPLLHHTL encoded by the exons ATGAGAGATAGAATGGAGAGACTTGTGGTGCTTCCTTTCTCCGTCGGATGTATCTCCGACTCAAGTGTTGCCGTTTTATCTCCTCTCTCTAagcctcatcatcatcatcactctcCTCAAG GGATTCGTgaccaagaagaggaagaaaacaTGAAGAATGTATTCAAGTTCCTTGCTGTTTCTAAACCGGATATTTCTACCGGTATTAACCGGCTTTTCAAGAGCTTCAAAACCATTTCTCAACACTTTG cttacaaagaagaagaagaagagagtgaagaTGGAGGAATGGAGAT tggcgtTCCTACAAACGTAAAACATGTATCGCATATCGGTTGGGAAAGCGGTTTAACCGCGGTTGCAGGTCCAGGTAAAGGATGGGAAGATTTCATACCGCCGGAGCTGCTTGCAGCCGCCGCCGCCGCTACAAAACAAGACGTCGTtaatcctcttcttcatcacactttataa